A genomic stretch from Sulfobacillus thermosulfidooxidans includes:
- a CDS encoding cytosine permease translates to MVNEERTLLENEFEHQPVPIPRRKSLLSVSLVWIGFPMVITGALVGGSIVNALGFRTGVLAMLIGNLILFAYVAMQSSIAAKTGMSFALVATRVFGAKGYRVTSGLLSTIVIGWFAVQTGLTGASLHGSLGTSVLWVDILAGILFMIITIIGVRALSVIGALSVPFFLIMGSYAVKIALTHTTWAHVIQYSGHATDGISFGLAVTMVIALFIDSGTMTPDFTRWARSSKDAVIATFTAFPFANFLSMFFGAVVTAAGASSNGDFSAVIAHLGPFAGIIAAAFLFINSGSVCSHCLYNAAVGWSHILGKKLRWMAFFLGIVGITAAAAGMWNLLATWLSFLGVIIPGIGGTIIAHFTVFKNSDVTVPKIAFISWAAGAIASLTAHLTAPGLSDAVIGMVVSFGIYALAAPQFVRAPSLAQNMALEEDLP, encoded by the coding sequence ATGGTGAACGAAGAACGAACACTGTTAGAAAACGAATTTGAACATCAACCGGTCCCGATTCCTCGACGCAAATCGCTACTATCTGTATCGTTGGTTTGGATCGGGTTTCCAATGGTCATAACTGGCGCATTGGTAGGGGGAAGTATTGTTAATGCATTAGGATTTCGCACTGGCGTTTTGGCAATGTTAATTGGCAACTTAATCCTTTTTGCTTATGTGGCTATGCAAAGTTCTATTGCTGCCAAAACTGGTATGTCATTTGCCTTGGTCGCAACACGAGTATTTGGGGCTAAAGGATATCGAGTAACATCCGGGCTATTGTCCACGATCGTTATAGGATGGTTTGCCGTACAAACTGGATTGACAGGCGCGAGTTTACATGGATCTCTGGGGACGAGTGTTTTGTGGGTTGATATTCTTGCAGGCATTCTGTTCATGATTATCACTATTATTGGTGTCCGGGCCTTGTCCGTTATCGGCGCCTTATCCGTACCTTTTTTCCTAATTATGGGCAGTTACGCAGTGAAAATTGCCCTAACCCACACCACGTGGGCCCATGTCATTCAATATTCGGGGCACGCAACGGACGGCATTAGTTTTGGTCTCGCGGTTACTATGGTGATTGCGTTATTCATTGATTCGGGAACCATGACTCCTGATTTTACTAGATGGGCTCGATCTTCCAAAGATGCTGTAATAGCAACATTTACGGCTTTCCCTTTTGCAAACTTCTTATCGATGTTTTTCGGAGCAGTTGTCACCGCGGCCGGAGCGTCTTCTAATGGAGATTTTTCCGCTGTCATAGCCCATCTCGGTCCGTTCGCGGGAATCATCGCTGCAGCCTTCTTATTTATCAATTCAGGATCCGTCTGTTCGCACTGTTTATATAATGCCGCAGTCGGATGGTCCCATATTTTAGGTAAAAAGTTACGGTGGATGGCATTTTTCCTTGGTATTGTGGGTATTACAGCTGCCGCTGCCGGAATGTGGAATTTATTGGCAACATGGTTGTCGTTTCTCGGGGTTATTATCCCCGGCATTGGAGGAACGATTATTGCTCATTTTACGGTGTTTAAGAATTCTGACGTGACGGTACCCAAAATAGCATTTATCAGTTGGGCTGCTGGAGCGATTGCATCGTTGACAGCACATTTAACTGCCCCTGGTCTCTCCGACGCGGTTATTGGAATGGTTGTGTCTTTTGGAATTTATGCACTGGCTGCTCCACAATTTGTTCGCGCTCCATCTTTAGCACAAAATATGGCATTAGAGGAGGATTTGCCATGA
- a CDS encoding PucR family transcriptional regulator, protein MVRVGDLLNLPSLEGATIAVGSGGQTRPVYSANVMAVPDIAMWAQPGDFLITTGFIFKDQPHVWSSLVQQLADVGVATLAFKPGRFVDEIPKELLQAAEKFQLPIVWLPEHVIFSRAVFEIVEYILSERLASDYHLMTIMRMGLDHGLEAVVHELSRHFNRSVGLFSSGGDLLASSRLGESTMSLPLWMHEEVQTKYSENMVKVISMPEKSDGSSILLALGPRLDNDPRHQGDVYIIRNILSAILVQREITSSVEQKYRDMFFRDWFHGHRYDNQEIESWSRRLGIYLPRPFRMISIISSNEALWHTWTRLVKMEPSLAAKGTLAGDDILLIERADEIASSRLSGILDALDISFVGGWSAEHADWQEVSSAINEARTSRIIAVEKQGTGLLAYDQLGAELILHELSKSSQAASFCQNLFAPLLQYDHQNNTDLLLTLKTYLECRRVKDTAIKLYTHYNTVLYRLARIQEILGMDLNDPEVQFVLQLGIRMMPYFDS, encoded by the coding sequence ATGGTTCGGGTTGGGGATCTTTTGAATTTGCCAAGTCTAGAAGGAGCAACCATTGCCGTGGGCAGTGGGGGACAAACTCGTCCCGTTTATAGCGCAAATGTTATGGCTGTTCCTGACATCGCAATGTGGGCACAACCTGGCGATTTCCTTATAACGACCGGATTCATTTTTAAGGATCAACCTCATGTGTGGTCTAGTTTGGTCCAGCAATTGGCTGATGTTGGCGTAGCAACCTTGGCGTTTAAACCGGGACGATTTGTTGATGAAATACCAAAGGAATTACTTCAGGCTGCCGAAAAGTTTCAACTGCCAATTGTTTGGCTTCCTGAGCACGTGATATTTTCTCGTGCGGTATTTGAAATTGTTGAATATATTTTAAGTGAACGGCTCGCTTCCGATTATCACCTAATGACTATAATGCGGATGGGACTCGATCATGGATTGGAAGCTGTGGTGCATGAACTTAGTCGTCATTTTAACCGTTCTGTGGGGCTCTTTTCCTCCGGTGGAGACTTGCTAGCAAGTAGTAGGTTGGGTGAATCGACCATGAGTTTGCCACTTTGGATGCATGAGGAGGTGCAGACAAAGTATTCAGAAAATATGGTGAAGGTCATATCGATGCCTGAGAAATCAGATGGAAGCTCGATTTTATTGGCTCTCGGCCCGCGATTAGACAATGATCCTAGACATCAAGGGGACGTTTATATCATTCGCAATATACTATCGGCTATCCTCGTTCAACGGGAGATTACTTCGTCTGTTGAGCAAAAATATCGTGATATGTTTTTTCGAGATTGGTTTCACGGTCATCGTTATGATAACCAAGAAATCGAATCGTGGTCGAGGCGGTTAGGTATCTATTTGCCTCGACCTTTCCGTATGATATCCATTATTTCTTCCAATGAAGCTTTGTGGCATACGTGGACGCGACTTGTCAAAATGGAACCTTCACTCGCAGCGAAGGGAACTTTAGCAGGAGATGACATCCTCCTAATAGAGCGTGCTGATGAAATCGCATCATCTCGTCTTAGTGGTATTTTGGATGCATTAGACATTTCGTTTGTAGGCGGATGGAGTGCAGAACATGCAGACTGGCAGGAAGTGTCTTCGGCAATAAATGAGGCGCGAACAAGCCGAATCATTGCTGTTGAAAAACAAGGGACAGGTTTGCTAGCTTATGATCAATTGGGAGCTGAATTGATCCTGCATGAACTCAGCAAAAGTTCACAAGCTGCGTCATTTTGCCAAAATCTCTTTGCTCCGTTATTGCAATATGACCATCAGAATAATACAGATCTTTTATTGACGTTAAAAACATATCTTGAATGTCGGCGAGTCAAGGATACTGCCATAAAACTTTATACGCACTATAATACTGTCTTATACCGTTTGGCACGTATTCAGGAAATATTGGGCATGGATTTAAATGATCCCGAAGTTCAATTTGTTCTGCAGTTAGGCATTCGGATGATGCCATACTTTGACTCGTAG
- a CDS encoding helix-turn-helix domain-containing protein: MVPYDIPPATMEKLLAVARTLTSHRDLDGVLHDLLQSSLDLIPGADFACVFLYDPHENALIPVGGVGFDLNIMKAVRLKPGESLTGKAFSQRRAVLLPTPEAIRRAQSNLSPEHDQLVRQAVGRPSNPVRSSVAAPLIIGEKTVGVLVVDNYDTDRDFNERDLAVVTALADHAAVAVANAQEHARRKAISQELQKTLNIQKQLLASLVTEKEGLTGLTQTLWRQINHRSISVHDWNHRLVARMGEMPTTSQSYIVQAGGQKLGTLDIGGGPLTRLERVAVDQALLLYAIELLRQQSLERERRHIQTDLFHRILEGDQFSVNALANQYHLSNQVWEFVLIGMLSQHGELSDAIAQEWMDWLNHFHIPHSVMQNTIVLILTSSNQERFQHYFERRQGSWLSIWSERQHHVLAMSDEFASVLRLWRFFQRYPLLVPSHTRAIRVRDFPEVKIWESVPKILRDEFVQQVLGPIGHDEILLSTLRAWIFSNRSYSAASQVLQTHPNTVRYRMDKISHLLGRSLDNDRDVMLLRMALIWEGDWESLNYAVR, encoded by the coding sequence ATGGTCCCATATGATATTCCTCCGGCGACGATGGAGAAATTACTGGCTGTAGCCAGAACCCTGACCTCGCATCGCGATTTAGACGGTGTACTGCATGATTTGCTGCAAAGCAGTTTGGACTTGATTCCGGGAGCGGATTTTGCTTGTGTGTTTTTGTATGATCCCCATGAGAATGCTTTGATCCCGGTGGGCGGAGTCGGTTTTGATCTCAACATTATGAAAGCCGTGCGCTTAAAACCTGGGGAATCGTTAACGGGCAAAGCTTTTTCGCAAAGACGGGCTGTTCTCTTGCCTACGCCCGAAGCAATTCGACGCGCACAAAGCAATTTAAGTCCAGAGCATGACCAATTGGTCCGGCAAGCCGTCGGGCGTCCGTCAAATCCGGTGCGGAGTTCAGTGGCTGCGCCGCTGATAATCGGTGAAAAGACAGTGGGTGTGCTTGTCGTCGACAACTATGATACGGATCGCGATTTTAATGAACGGGATTTAGCGGTGGTGACGGCACTGGCCGATCATGCGGCCGTGGCGGTGGCGAATGCGCAAGAACATGCCCGTCGCAAAGCCATTTCCCAGGAACTGCAAAAAACTCTCAACATTCAAAAGCAACTTTTAGCCAGTTTGGTAACGGAAAAAGAGGGACTCACGGGATTGACCCAAACGCTATGGCGGCAAATAAACCACCGGTCGATTAGCGTGCATGATTGGAATCACCGGCTGGTCGCAAGAATGGGGGAGATGCCGACGACCTCCCAGAGTTATATTGTGCAAGCGGGAGGGCAAAAACTCGGTACGCTGGATATTGGGGGAGGACCTCTGACGAGACTTGAACGGGTTGCGGTAGATCAGGCATTGCTGCTCTATGCTATTGAGCTCTTGCGCCAACAATCTTTAGAACGCGAACGTCGACACATCCAAACGGATCTCTTTCACCGCATTTTGGAGGGGGACCAATTTTCGGTTAATGCCTTGGCCAATCAATATCACCTCAGTAATCAGGTGTGGGAATTTGTCTTAATTGGGATGCTTTCTCAACACGGCGAATTATCTGATGCGATAGCACAAGAATGGATGGATTGGTTAAATCATTTCCACATTCCTCATAGTGTGATGCAAAACACGATCGTGCTGATTTTAACTTCTAGTAATCAAGAAAGATTTCAGCATTATTTTGAGAGGCGGCAAGGTTCTTGGCTGAGTATTTGGAGTGAACGTCAACATCATGTGTTAGCCATGAGTGATGAATTTGCATCCGTATTACGGCTTTGGCGTTTTTTTCAACGATATCCGTTATTAGTGCCATCACATACTCGAGCCATTAGAGTGCGTGATTTTCCGGAAGTGAAAATCTGGGAATCCGTACCCAAAATATTGCGTGATGAATTTGTGCAACAAGTTCTGGGCCCTATTGGGCACGATGAGATCCTGCTTTCGACATTGCGCGCCTGGATTTTCTCAAACCGTTCTTATTCGGCGGCCAGCCAAGTCTTGCAAACGCATCCCAATACTGTCAGGTACCGTATGGATAAAATCTCGCATCTTCTTGGACGATCATTGGATAACGACCGGGATGTGATGCTATTAAGGATGGCACTGATATGGGAAGGAGACTGGGAATCCCTCAACTATGCGGTGCGCTGA
- a CDS encoding M20 metallopeptidase family protein has product MSIHHEASELSTQLTTWRRHLHAHPEVSFQEFETQKYLLDQLESLGLKPYRIGQTGVAVDIGEGSKGVAIRADIDALPIQEESNWPFRSVNDGVMHACGHDGHTAILLGVAKILASRQDQLPGRIRLMFQPAEEKIPGGAKLLIQDGVLDGIDRVLGLHLSSDMPTGTVGAVVGAQTANADSFTIDIEGQGGHGSQPHLSIDPIIVGSELTLAIQSIVSRSMNPRSPVVVTIGTFHSGANFNIIAPRARLTGTVRTFSVEDRRQVRRRLEELVAHISAAHGAHAVLDYVEGYPSVTNSERETSIVREVAARLPGIQSWMDIEPLMAGEDFSYYQEVCPGTFFMLGCRNEEQEAIWPHHHPRFTLDENALPLGVSLLSETALQYLLLP; this is encoded by the coding sequence ATGTCTATCCACCATGAGGCCTCTGAATTATCCACCCAGTTAACGACATGGCGAAGACATCTCCATGCTCATCCTGAAGTCAGCTTTCAAGAATTCGAAACCCAAAAATATCTTTTGGATCAATTAGAGAGTTTAGGTCTGAAACCCTACCGGATAGGCCAAACAGGGGTAGCTGTCGATATAGGTGAAGGATCGAAAGGTGTGGCCATACGGGCGGATATTGATGCCTTGCCCATCCAGGAAGAATCTAACTGGCCGTTTCGATCCGTAAATGACGGCGTGATGCATGCCTGCGGACATGACGGTCATACCGCTATTCTTCTTGGCGTCGCCAAGATATTAGCCTCAAGGCAAGATCAATTACCCGGACGAATTCGATTAATGTTTCAGCCTGCTGAGGAGAAGATACCGGGAGGCGCAAAGCTTCTTATCCAAGATGGCGTATTAGACGGGATCGATCGTGTATTAGGATTGCATCTTTCTTCAGACATGCCTACTGGTACAGTAGGAGCGGTTGTGGGGGCTCAGACTGCGAATGCCGACAGTTTCACTATTGATATTGAGGGTCAAGGCGGGCACGGTTCCCAACCCCATTTATCTATTGATCCTATTATCGTGGGGTCCGAACTGACATTGGCCATTCAAAGCATTGTGAGCCGCAGTATGAATCCTCGCAGTCCAGTTGTCGTGACGATCGGCACCTTTCACAGTGGAGCGAATTTTAACATCATTGCTCCCCGCGCTCGTCTGACGGGTACAGTCAGGACTTTTAGTGTGGAAGACCGCCGCCAAGTCCGGCGCCGTCTCGAAGAATTGGTGGCGCATATTAGTGCTGCCCACGGTGCGCATGCGGTCTTAGACTATGTTGAAGGCTATCCCAGCGTCACAAACAGTGAACGTGAAACTTCAATTGTCCGTGAGGTTGCTGCGAGATTGCCCGGAATTCAATCATGGATGGACATTGAGCCTCTTATGGCCGGAGAAGATTTCTCTTATTACCAAGAAGTCTGTCCGGGAACCTTTTTCATGTTAGGGTGCCGCAACGAAGAACAAGAAGCTATCTGGCCTCACCACCATCCCCGCTTTACACTCGACGAAAACGCTTTGCCCTTGGGGGTATCACTACTTTCGGAAACTGCCTTGCAGTACTTGCTTTTGCCGTGA
- a CDS encoding DUF1028 domain-containing protein, translating into MKINTFSITARCSETGQLGIAVSTKVPAVGMLCPFVESGVGAIATQSFVNPYLGIWGLEYMRQNHNAEETLEFLKTLDPGFDYRQLAIVDRWGNAAAFSGNACDTWYGHRVGPNYAVAGNMLVNEDTILAMEQSFQRTAGESLAERLIKALLAGQEAGGDKRGKQSAALKVFGTESYPLLELRVDEHPDPVQELWRIYQVAQESLIPLIAMLPTRESPAGHFDFEESRKRGLLQDGR; encoded by the coding sequence ATGAAGATTAATACGTTTTCAATTACCGCACGATGTTCTGAAACAGGCCAATTGGGTATTGCGGTGTCCACAAAAGTTCCCGCGGTGGGCATGTTGTGCCCATTTGTAGAAAGCGGAGTTGGTGCTATAGCGACACAATCGTTTGTGAATCCCTATTTGGGAATTTGGGGACTTGAATATATGCGGCAAAATCACAATGCGGAAGAAACCCTCGAATTCCTTAAAACGCTAGACCCCGGGTTTGACTACAGACAGCTTGCGATTGTGGATCGATGGGGGAACGCGGCGGCTTTTTCGGGAAATGCCTGCGATACCTGGTATGGCCATCGTGTTGGGCCCAACTATGCCGTAGCGGGTAATATGCTCGTCAATGAAGACACGATTTTAGCCATGGAGCAAAGTTTTCAGCGTACAGCAGGCGAAAGTTTGGCTGAACGTCTCATTAAGGCACTTTTAGCGGGACAAGAGGCGGGGGGAGATAAGCGTGGAAAGCAGTCTGCAGCTCTTAAGGTCTTTGGAACAGAGTCTTACCCGCTCTTAGAATTGCGCGTAGATGAGCATCCCGACCCCGTTCAGGAATTATGGCGAATATACCAGGTAGCCCAAGAATCGTTAATTCCCTTAATTGCTATGTTGCCAACACGTGAAAGTCCAGCTGGACACTTTGATTTTGAAGAATCTCGAAAACGGGGGTTATTGCAAGATGGACGTTAA
- a CDS encoding ABC transporter substrate-binding protein: MDVKTKSRVIVMATILSLSLLAAGCGSTSTTSSSSPSGGTSNGKLIIGYEADATSLDPGQVTDINSGQVLNQMYDTLVQYNSQGQLIPDLATSWSSSPNHLQYTFTLRKGVRFSNGDPLTPASVVYSFERMLNPQNPGYKYGPYPFGAFFYGDISNVTADGNDKVIFSLKQPEASFLQSLTVLTGAIVDPKVALQDGKTFSLHGAGTGPYMLESWQRGQQLVLKPNPYYWGPKPQLSKVVFVPIVQSSERATDLESGSVNMVVNPAPVDLSQIRAAGDVVQMQAGPHIWWIGMNLLQAPFSSVKVRQALNYAINRTAITKNILYGTGIPADQPLSPDQMGYNPHVNPYHYNPQKAKQLLAEAGYPNGFTATLLVPTSGSGMQNPVSMATAIQGELAQIGVKINIEQIDWGTFLNKIAEGAKAANLQMWELSWMDSAVDPSLVLNPLLASSSWPPGFNTGFYKDPRVDALLQEAELTPSDSERAKLYQEAEALINHDAPWIFVDHAKAVVAYSPSVKGFHLNPTFPFYINLRGVSMK, encoded by the coding sequence ATGGACGTTAAAACAAAATCGCGGGTCATTGTAATGGCGACAATCTTGTCATTGTCACTGCTTGCCGCTGGATGCGGATCCACGTCAACAACGTCGTCATCTTCTCCAAGCGGCGGGACGAGCAATGGCAAGTTAATTATTGGTTACGAAGCGGATGCAACAAGCCTTGACCCGGGGCAAGTCACCGATATCAATTCTGGACAAGTTCTTAATCAGATGTACGATACACTTGTTCAGTATAATTCTCAAGGACAGCTCATTCCCGATTTGGCCACATCGTGGTCGTCATCTCCGAATCATCTTCAATATACATTTACGTTACGTAAAGGTGTTCGATTTTCTAATGGCGATCCATTGACTCCCGCCAGTGTTGTCTATTCATTTGAACGGATGTTGAATCCTCAAAATCCAGGATATAAATACGGCCCTTATCCATTTGGCGCATTTTTCTATGGGGATATCTCAAATGTCACCGCGGATGGCAACGATAAAGTAATTTTTAGTCTGAAACAGCCAGAAGCCTCATTTCTTCAAAGTTTAACCGTCCTTACTGGCGCCATTGTGGATCCGAAGGTCGCTCTCCAAGATGGAAAAACTTTTTCGTTGCATGGCGCTGGAACAGGACCATACATGCTGGAGTCATGGCAAAGAGGGCAACAACTTGTCTTAAAACCCAATCCTTATTATTGGGGACCAAAACCCCAGTTATCCAAAGTTGTTTTTGTCCCTATTGTTCAATCATCAGAACGTGCGACCGACCTCGAATCCGGTTCGGTGAATATGGTGGTCAATCCTGCTCCCGTGGATTTGTCACAAATTCGTGCGGCGGGTGATGTAGTGCAAATGCAAGCTGGTCCGCATATTTGGTGGATTGGGATGAATCTGTTACAAGCACCCTTTTCCTCCGTTAAAGTTCGTCAAGCGTTGAATTATGCGATTAATCGTACAGCGATCACCAAAAATATCTTGTACGGCACCGGAATTCCAGCCGATCAACCCTTGTCACCGGATCAAATGGGATACAATCCTCATGTCAATCCCTATCATTATAATCCGCAAAAAGCCAAACAACTTTTAGCAGAAGCGGGATATCCCAATGGCTTCACAGCTACACTACTAGTTCCGACTTCAGGATCCGGTATGCAAAATCCCGTATCCATGGCGACAGCCATTCAGGGTGAATTAGCTCAGATTGGAGTAAAAATTAACATTGAACAAATCGATTGGGGTACATTTTTAAATAAAATTGCGGAAGGAGCAAAAGCGGCGAATCTCCAAATGTGGGAATTGTCGTGGATGGACTCTGCTGTCGATCCGTCTTTGGTCTTAAATCCTTTGCTGGCTTCCTCGTCATGGCCCCCGGGATTTAATACGGGCTTCTATAAAGATCCTCGGGTCGATGCCTTGCTGCAAGAAGCGGAATTAACACCTTCCGATAGCGAACGGGCAAAATTGTATCAAGAAGCCGAAGCGCTAATCAATCACGATGCCCCATGGATTTTTGTGGACCACGCTAAAGCGGTTGTGGCTTATTCCCCTTCCGTAAAAGGATTTCACCTTAATCCGACATTTCCGTTCTACATTAATCTGCGCGGAGTCTCTATGAAATAG
- a CDS encoding ABC transporter permease, which translates to MAQFLIRRFLLLIPVMFGVTVLIFLALHLAPGNPAQLLLGPMATPSQLHAITVQLGLNQPWPVQYSKWVIDLLRGNMGQSIQLHEAVTPLVFAKLKNTLILASGAFVLSSVVGISVGVIAGIKENSWIDVMANVASFTGLSVPVFWLGLVAILIFGLKLHWFPVTGMYALGTSGSLGQLLSHLVLPAATLAVAPGAVIAQLTRVAIIEERHQLYVRTAIAKGLSVNKAAVRHALRNAWIPIVTTLGLEVNYLIGGDVLVENIFNWPGIGQLLVQSVLARDYPTILGASVVLATIFVLVNFAIDAVYPLIDPRVKANG; encoded by the coding sequence ATGGCTCAATTTTTAATTCGTCGCTTTCTCTTGTTGATTCCTGTGATGTTTGGCGTCACCGTCCTGATCTTTTTGGCACTCCATTTGGCCCCCGGTAATCCGGCGCAATTATTACTCGGTCCCATGGCGACGCCGAGTCAGCTTCATGCGATAACGGTCCAATTGGGATTGAACCAACCTTGGCCTGTGCAATATAGCAAATGGGTAATTGATTTGCTGAGAGGAAATATGGGCCAATCGATTCAACTACATGAGGCCGTAACTCCCCTAGTGTTTGCAAAATTGAAAAACACCTTGATTTTAGCGAGTGGCGCGTTTGTCTTATCCTCAGTTGTCGGAATCAGTGTGGGCGTGATAGCGGGAATTAAGGAAAACTCGTGGATTGACGTGATGGCGAATGTAGCCAGTTTTACCGGACTGAGCGTACCGGTATTTTGGCTGGGATTAGTGGCGATTTTGATTTTCGGCTTAAAGTTACACTGGTTTCCCGTTACGGGCATGTATGCGTTGGGAACGTCGGGATCATTGGGACAATTGCTGAGTCATTTAGTGCTTCCTGCCGCCACCTTAGCGGTGGCGCCAGGGGCCGTGATTGCGCAACTCACCCGAGTGGCCATCATTGAAGAAAGGCACCAACTTTATGTGAGAACAGCCATCGCTAAGGGCCTGAGCGTTAATAAAGCGGCCGTTCGTCATGCTCTCCGGAATGCATGGATTCCCATTGTTACCACGTTGGGATTAGAAGTGAACTATTTAATTGGAGGAGATGTGTTGGTCGAGAATATCTTTAATTGGCCTGGAATCGGTCAGTTGTTGGTGCAGTCCGTTTTAGCCAGGGATTATCCAACGATTCTAGGTGCGTCTGTTGTATTGGCTACGATATTCGTTCTTGTCAACTTTGCGATTGACGCGGTTTACCCGTTAATTGATCCCCGGGTGAAAGCCAATGGCTAA
- a CDS encoding ABC transporter permease, with translation MANGLEVSNIPETTLLEQETTSARRIRRNGYFVVGSSIVVILILLSILAPWISHINPNITELSAPLLPVGTPHHWLGTDQLGRDQWTRVLYGGRTTLLSGILASAISTFVGVIMGVIAGYSGWIVDTVIMRSMDILMSFPFILLAILIVAFWGPSTFHALLAIAVANVPFFARLIRSEVLKVKELEFVTASVAIGATQWRIIFRHVFPMLVPYIISTLFMNVGFMISQTSALSFLGFGTQPPTAEWGAMLAEAQTYLSVRPGVAIVPGIAIVIAVVGFNLLGLGLKQLLYSSHS, from the coding sequence ATGGCTAATGGACTAGAAGTGAGTAATATTCCCGAAACGACCTTACTAGAACAGGAAACAACATCGGCACGGCGTATTCGGCGGAATGGATATTTCGTGGTCGGGAGCAGTATCGTGGTGATTCTCATCCTGCTCAGCATTTTAGCGCCTTGGATTAGCCATATAAATCCCAATATCACAGAATTGAGTGCACCGTTACTGCCTGTAGGAACTCCGCATCACTGGTTGGGCACGGATCAACTAGGCCGTGACCAGTGGACACGTGTTCTCTATGGGGGACGAACCACTTTGTTATCGGGAATCTTGGCATCCGCTATCTCAACTTTTGTGGGGGTTATCATGGGTGTTATTGCCGGATATTCCGGTTGGATTGTTGACACGGTCATCATGCGTTCGATGGACATTCTGATGAGTTTTCCGTTCATTTTGCTCGCCATCTTAATTGTTGCCTTTTGGGGGCCATCCACATTTCATGCATTGTTGGCGATCGCGGTGGCAAATGTTCCGTTTTTTGCCCGGCTGATTCGTTCAGAAGTCTTAAAGGTTAAAGAACTCGAGTTTGTTACCGCGTCTGTAGCCATTGGTGCTACGCAATGGAGGATAATATTTCGGCACGTGTTTCCGATGTTAGTCCCTTATATTATTTCCACTTTGTTTATGAATGTCGGTTTTATGATAAGTCAAACAAGCGCTCTGAGTTTTCTCGGATTTGGAACGCAACCGCCAACCGCTGAATGGGGGGCCATGTTGGCCGAGGCACAAACCTATTTGTCTGTGCGGCCGGGTGTTGCCATTGTTCCAGGTATTGCTATCGTAATCGCTGTGGTGGGATTCAATTTACTCGGTTTGGGTTTAAAACAACTTCTTTATTCCTCTCATTCTTAA